The nucleotide sequence TGTAATTTCAGCATATTCCCAGGTATAGGGCATCAAAGGAGTAGACATCCCTCCAGCCGAGTACTGTTTCAGGGAGGTAAAAGGCCTAGCAGAGTAGCATCACAGCCCAGCAAGCCAGCTTTGTAATTGTCTACAAAATTTATTACCCCACAAGATATTTACTAGGGTTGCTTCCACGCTAGTGCCCTTTAGCACCATTAAAGCATTTATTCTTCTGCAGTCAGCTGGAAATGGTATTAACATAGTGCTGTATTATCTGGCAATGCCCATCCCAATGACCAAAGATCTTTCAATAGTGTTTACTCAGATTAAATGTCATTCAGCAAAGGACCCCTCCAAGCTTAATTAGTAGCTTCCCCTTGTGGCTTTTGCCTATTATTGCTTCCTTTTCACAACAGCCATGGCACTGCAGATGAATAGCTCTTTAATCAGTTCTCTGTTTAATTATTCTTTTCCtatcttttttttctctttgtgaAACAGCACTATTTTGCATTGGGTGGGAGGGAAGAAATAAAGTCAGTAATTAAAGCACTACTCTCCCCAGAAAAATAATTGAGTATTTATGGGCCAATTTATTAATAATGCCACAGCCACATTGAGCAGGAAAGCAACTAGAAGCAGACGTTGCAAGGAGGAAACTTCTAATGAAAGGCATAGGAACCCTGAAAAGTCTCAATAGAACTTTGCCAGTTTACACTATGTTGCAAGCATGTTTTAAATTAAAGTCGCAAATCAAGTTTGAAAAAAAACCAGGAAGACAACACAGAACATAATGGAATACAACCAGTTTGCAACAAAcctcttaagtagagaccttatcccagtctgcatctgtgttggaattaatttttaggtgtttttaaagatgctttgttttaatatgttttagagtgtttttagtgctgttgtttgctgccctgggctctttctgggaggaagggcaggatataaatttgataaataaataataaacaacattGCCTGCATTTTCTGTAAGAAGCAAGTGAATGAAAGGCTGAACTCCAGACTTAAGCATTTAGTGTGAAAGCAACCTAATTTGCCTCCCTAAACAAAAAGGTTCATGGCTATTTACAAGCCTCTAGAATTGGTCCAGTGTAGTTTTGACATCTGACACATGTGCTTTACAGGCAGTGGCATTTCAAAGTGCAGACTTACCACTGCTTGCCTATGACATCTGGCAAGAGATAAACCTTCCCTCAATTTTTTACTTCTGGGTCAGCACTTGGACTAAGCATGCTGCAACGCCAACTTCCTGTACTGGGGTGTTTGCACATGTGTAAGTATTTCCAAACGACTAACTACTCTTCCAGGTCAATGGACATCTATTGTACAGTGCTTGAAAATCCCAACATACCTGGCATAGCCAATGATGAGACTACCAAATACAGTCCCGATGCCAGCACCAGAGCCAGCTACACCTACGGTGGCAGCGCCAGCACCGATAAACTTGGCGGCAGTATCAATGTCCCTGGAAACAGTGCTAGTTTGAAACTCCCGGCGCAACAGTGGCAAGAGCTCATACTGAGCACCTGAGATACAGAGAGGCTGGGAAGAGCAGAAAGAAGAAATAGGGAGTAAGATATACTGCTTTGAAACAGCCAGCACTTCAGAGCTCTACCAGCAGCTATTAATcaggttttgctgctgatgcTTGTCACCTTCACAGCAGGATTCTACATCCAAGCAAACCAACATTCAATTTTAACAGTGATTTTTGAAACAATGCCCCaggtaactgtgtgtgtgtggggtccaTTATTGGCTAAATAATGACCAACAAGCATCCCCTGAAAAAAGAAGATagcttatagtgcaatcctaaccatatctatttagatgtaagccctactgaattcagtgggtttactGCTAGGTAAGTGGCAAAAGGACTGCAGCCCTACTGTTGTCAATCAATCTCTAATAACCAGCTGCAGGGGACTCTCAAGTATGCTATGGAGTGCACTCAGTTCATGCAGAACAATATCAAGGTTCAAGGGGCCAGGTCAGCACCCTGCATGAGCTGCAACATGCAAGGGTTTCTCAAAAAGCCAGTGTCATGTAACAGCTCGAGTGATCAGGGGGACCTGGGTTTAAATCCTTACACAGCCAGGaagttccctgggtgaccttggggcagtcttCATCTCTCATCCTAATCTACCATATGAGGTTGATGTGAGAGGAGGAATGAGGGAGACAGGACACATTATTTATGCTGCCCTTAACTTTTCAAGGagcagaataaaaatgaataaataaatgagttgATCTGGAAAGGATTCCTTGAAGCTATAAAGTTTGGAGGACCTCCCcaacttagaaatgctaatgttGCCAACTGGCCATCTATTAAATTTCTCACTCCAGCCCCAAGAGCTTGGCTCAAGTTACAATATGGCTGCAAGAATAAAACGAGATAGCCCCATATGAGCTACCTTGTATTTCCTGGAGGAAAGGTAGCATACAAGTATGATAACTACATGAGTAACAGTGTGTTAGTTACTAAGTTGGCACCTCAATTTTACAGCTTTAGAAAAAACAGTCCTGTAGTATCATGCCTCCTAGAGTCtcactgaaataaaaaataaatcgtCTGTCCAGTATACTGTTGAGCACTGCTGCAGCATACCTAGTTCAAAAGGCCCAGCAGAGCCAGCTAGTTCAGAAAGGATCTCCCTCTTATCTTCTTTCCTACTCAGTCACAGCTACCAAGTGATGCCCTAAACAACCTTTTCTAGTCCCATCAGCATTATGTCCTCCTGATCCAGTGGTCTTTTTCCCCTTGGATGTAGCAGCTTTCTAGCACACCACTCCAAATTTACCTCATTCGTCCTGACGTCAGGCCTGTTCAGCACAGAGGCAGAGATGGGCCTACAGAGCAGCCTGGAACTGTACTTcacctgcagaagggagaagaTCCAAgctgaagacacataacaaaggGAAATTCCTGTTGACTACAGAGACTTTCTTTCAAGCACATTCTAGTCTAAGAGGCAATCTGTAACTAGTAGAAGGGATACTGAAACAAGGCCATCTGACCCATGGGAGCATGGTTTGCTTTCCTCTAACAAACCATGATCACTAGGCAGCCTTAAACCATTTTGTGGCTGTTGTTGGCTTAACAATTGTAGCTTGTTAGGGTGAATAAAACCAACATTCTGGGGTCAGGCACAATGCTAAGCTACTCCTTTCCTGCTTTGTTTACCTGCTCACACTGGTGGAGAAGCAAAGTATGAATGATGAGTCTGCATCTACCAATATGCAGCTCAGGCACCATATATTAGGCCAAGAGCCTTGGTTACCTTTACATGACAATGCAACCTGTGAAGTTTGTGCCTGCTAACCTCTCAGGCCAATGCAAAGTGGAATAACCACTCTCTGTAATGTCAACACTTCTCAAAACCTACTGCACTACCCTTGCACTGAAGCTCTGGCCATCAGAATTTTTTCTGAGCACCCTGGTTTTGGAAAACAATTTCAGGCATTGAACTTAAATTACTTCAGGCATTGAACTTATTACTTAAATGCATGTCAGCAATGGATGCTAGAATTTTATCCTATTTGTAAATGAAAGCCAAGATTTGCAGCCATTTCTATAGGGTGCTACTTACATCAGGCCTGGAACGACTTTTAAGACCCAGCAGATTGAGGCCACCTTGTACCCCCAGCCCTTTCAGCTACTTGGCACCACTGGAGAGTGAAGAGACAGCAGCTGGGGGGCACACTTAAAGATTTAAGCTCAGAAGTATAGGAAAAGGAAAATAAGTAAGATTCTCAGGAAGCTATATTCTTCCGCAAACAACCTATTCAAGGGGCTTTTCTTCAGCCCTGTGTTGGcaggcatttgggcagcaccagCGATTGGATGTTTGTATTCCAACTAACTTTTTAACATGcttatgtgtttttattattgcatttttactcttgttttaaattgctttgggactttTTGTAGTAGGAAgcgatatataaatttaatagacgTAACCAAACAACAACTTGCACTGAACTGTGCTGCATGACCCAACATCCTGCACTTTGTGTTGTGCCTGCCAACATTGCAGTTAATCACACAGGGGAAGGCACCTTTCCCTTTCCCCATCCACCTCACATCTGGGGTGTGATGCTACAGCACCCTGCCCGGCCATTCTGTATTTACCAGTTGTGTAGGACTAATCGCTGCCTTCAGTAAAGTGATGAGGGAACAACCCCCATGATTCAGACACCAATCAAGGCAGTGAATTAAGGCCTACTTTCAGGTAATATCTCCAGCTACCAGTTACTTCTCGGGtcaaacaaaacaagaacaaaacaaaaccaatgaTGCTTAAGAACACCTGCAAGTATTAGCCGgggcagaaagaaaaagaaaacaatctgCTCCCATTCCACTAGCTATAGCAACTCACAGACTGGGCTGGGAAAAGGTGAATGGAAAACTGCAGTGTTAGAGCAGGACACCCCAATCTCACCAAACGAATGGTTATCTCCTACTATGGTGCTGCGATTTTCTGTTTCACCCACCCCTGGCTGGGAGTAACAACTTCCACTGGGCTGCTAAGGAGGCAAAGAGAAGGAATGTGATGTGACCACGGAAGTAAAAGACCAAGTTCtgacctttggggggggggtgcacgCACAGGGGGAGATGAGATAAAAGTTGCACAACTTCATTTTAAATTGCATGGTCCAGCACACAACTTAAAAAGAAGAAAGACATTGTTGGTAAGCTTTAGATCAGAGGTTgacaacctgtagccctccagatgttgctggaccccaactcccatcagcttcagccagcatggccaacagccaggaatggtgggagttaaAGTCGAGCAACATCCAGGGCCActtgtttcccacccctgcttgctttaagctcacagaagtacaggaaaggGGAAAACAGCTGTCTAAGGACAAAAGGACAGGAACTCACAGCTTCACCAAGTTGCCATCTAGTCATTAATCATACAATGCTCTCTAAATCTGGGCGAGCTGACGTTCTATAGCAAAAGCTGCCACAATGTTTTCAGATTTCTCTTTGCAACATGTGGAAGAGAAGAGTGCTCTCTTGTTGGTAAGCTTTCGATCAGAGGCTgacaacctgtagccctccagaagaAAAACAGAAGTGGAAAGAAGTAGGTAGGACTTGTCCTTACAAATATGTTATTGAATGAGCGTTTTACATATTTTTATATTCATTGTTTAAATtttctggttttaattgttttatctctggcattttatctttttaaagttgctttgagactttgttTTTTGTATAAAGGAACTAACAAATATAACAAACAATAATAATCTGTGGAACTTACTGCATTACAAACCAGTCCATATTCCATGCCTGATGGAAAGTTGCAATTATGCAGAACGATCCTGTTACTTGCCAACATGGGCAAATAATACTTTTTACTTGTGCTTTGAAACCAATGCATTATTGAAAGAACCAAGACGACACATCTTAGATACTCACGAGGGTGGGAGCAGAGACGAACTTTGAACAGGTATACATATTCAGGGACGTTGGGGTGGCCACACTCAACAGCTGGAAAAGAACCAAACACCATGACGTTAGGAGAGAGTGTCCAGAACTTCTGTTACTTGCTATCAATGGAAACCCATTGTGCTATGAAGGTCTGTGGCCGAGTTGATTTGTGGAGACAACACAAACGAATGCACagcaataaaatggaaaagagaCCGTAACTCGTGATCATGCACAAACTTCAGTGCATTATATGGCACTTAGAAGGAACAAGGATTCAGTTCATCGGCACAAGCACAGCTGGATGGATATGAGGTGCGTGGCTGTCCAAATGTCTGGGGCACCCCAATTAGCTAGGAAAGATGTGCTAAAGCCTAGGTTTTATGCTGGCGCTTCTAGATTTGAGTCTGATACCTAGACTCTCTCCCCCCATCTAATCCTCAAATACAAACTTATGaggttctgttttattttatttgttattgctAAAGTAAGGTGGACCTTATAGCACCTCTGGAAGATGCCAAGGCATATAGAGGCCCTTGAAGAGAAAACTACAGAAGAACAGCCATCACAGGCAGCTGCCTGTGCTCCTGGCACATAAATAGCATAGTTGAAAGGTGCTCTCTGATGAACTTACGCTGCATCTATCAGATCAACTGCACGTCAGCAACTGAACCATGCAAAGTACCCTGGAGATGGCTATCCTGGTATGATCAAGTTTTCTGTATCTGCACCATCAGGATTGGCATTTGCAGTGGGCAATCATGTGGTGCCCCAGACTGCTCCAGGGGCAGAAACAACCTCGAGATAAGACCACAGAACTGGAAGCACATTTGTTccccacagtattagctgtgaaGGTTATTCAGCTCAAGCTGGTTTTCATCACTAGCTTGTACACAAGCTACCAGGAGCTATTACTGGAATAGTATAATTAATAGTATGTGGTATTCACTAACACAAGATAGGTTGACAGCCACTAGCCATgacagctttttcttttttcttttcaagaAAAGGATTAggccaggggttctcaaactgtggtccatggactaccgATGGCCTATGAGCTTCACtgaggtggtccgtggcatgtttgtggttgaagacaggagatagcacatccattgcattaaatattcatcttgatttttaatttttttttattgtttttatttcttatgttgcattttattgccttacaatttgcattcaatggaattcaaattgtaatacaacaaaacagaACCTATAAGagataataaaagaagcaacagaaatataattgaaaatcatatagcatctaagCACAGTGCATTatgattgctacaacaggcagataaatcatgaagtggtctgccaagaccctcagcaattttgaagtgatccatgggggggggggaagtttgggaaacactggattAGGCATTCATAGGCTAATCAACAACTATTAGCTGATATAGCTAAAATGAATCTctacatggggaacctgtggccctccaactctcatcagcccaagtcagtatggccagtggtcagagattatgggaataTAGTCCAAGAGCATGTGGAGAGGCAATATATTTCCTGACTACCAGATACTGGGATCAAACCAAGAGTGCTGTCATCTTCATAACCTGTTTGTGCGCTTCCAAGAGGTGTCTGGCTGATCACCATCAGAAGCAATGCTAGACCAGATTTGACTCACCAAGGCAGCTCTTACATTCTGTCTGAAGCTATACAGTCCATATGACGTACTTCATGCTTTAGGGCAGCAAAGTCCCAGGAGGTAAAGGAGACCCACTTTTTGCTGGAGGCATTTCCTAGGCTGTTAGTTGGTTGCTACTTGTTCCCACTTCAGTGCTGTAGCATATGCAGGCACATACACAAGCTGTTAGGGCATATCCATATATATGCACCTTCAGAATGCAGGAGAGTTTATTTCTGAATGCTCTTCCACATCAGGGACTCCCTGAATTCATGGGAAGAGCCCAAGCAAGAGTTCCTTCATGTTCTGCTAACTTTCCATGTGCAGGCAATTTTTGGCACAGGAGAAGTGTTCAAACATAGGATTTCCCACTTACATTTTGAAACATTAAAATGCTCCTAGCATAGTATTACATGCATTTTCTGGAATAACCATCAGCTCTAAGATTATAACAAATAGAAGTGTGGTCTGGTATGGATGTACATGACTAGAATGCCCTGTCGTCTATTCTCCAAGTACAGCACATTCTGAAAACAttctggttaccagttgtttaccgggcccaattcaaggtgttggtactaacgtttaaagccctatacggtttcggcccagtttatctaaaggagcgcctccaacatcaccaaatatgcctccTAACGAGAtcggccactcaagaccttctctcggtcccaccagtaaaaacagcttggctggtgcggaccagagagagggctttctcgattgtggcccccaccctctggaattctttgccctatgatctctgccatgccccctccctgccatgttttcgtcaagccttgaagacctggcttttcaggcaggcctacaagatcccgggAGTAGACTAATTCTATCTTGCTACAGCTGTGGATGTTTTTAGATTAATTTAGATTGAAgttttggtttttatgttgtattttattgttgcatttaattttaaattgtacgtcacctagagtggccgctgacccagccagataggcgacccagaaataaaattttattattattactattattataaaACCTAATCTGCCCTTAAGCTTTTGCCTATTTCTTCCACAAAGTATTAAACCATTTGTAGTCTGAGAGCCAGTTAAATAATAAAGGAGAGCACACAAATCAGAATAACCTCTAAACCGGTATCAATCTGCCCGTCAGACCTTTTCAAAATCCTATCAAGATCCTCACACCTTTATTATGAGTAACTCCAAGGCATTGTCTAACAGTCCTATGGCCCCTACTGTAATGACACTTTGCCTTACAGGGATGGAGCTACTCCTAACTAAATGCAAGATTATTTCCCTGGAGAATAGATGAACCATCTTCTGCCTCATCCACAGCTTCGTATAGGCCCATCCATTCACTGGCCTCTTAAGTTTTTTTGAGCCTTTAAACAATGCCATGTAGTCCCTGAAGAGTTTCCCATCCTCTGAAGCACTTC is from Rhineura floridana isolate rRhiFlo1 chromosome 3, rRhiFlo1.hap2, whole genome shotgun sequence and encodes:
- the ATP5MC2 gene encoding ATP synthase F(0) complex subunit C2, mitochondrial isoform X2, which encodes MYTCSKFVSAPTLVKYSSRLLCRPISASVLNRPDVRTNEPLCISGAQYELLPLLRREFQTSTVSRDIDTAAKFIGAGAATVGVAGSGAGIGTVFGSLIIGYARNPSLKQQLFSYAILGFALSEAMGLFCLMVAFLILFAM